The DNA window TCATCAGTTCAATGACCGCACTGCCCCACTCTCCAAATGCGGAAGGAATCAGAACAGGAACTTCCTGCATTTTTTCATAAAGAGTGTCTTTGAATACAAACCTGTTTACGAGGGCTTCTATGAGAAAAGCCTTGTCCCACTCTATGATAGCCGGGCCGTCCGGATCTTTGGGATCGTTGTTATAATATCTGGGAGAAGACACGACACTGTTTTGAAGCAATACGATCCAGGGTTTTTCGTATTTCAATCTGAAAGATATTTTCTGGCCGGGAAGCTGTTCGAAACATCTGTAACTGACTATTTGCATTGAAGAGATACCGGGAACCAGAAACAGTTTTGAATCGTAAACAATAGGTCTGAGCCTGAAAGGTCTTTCCTGTATGGACGATATAATTACTGTGTCTCCAGACCTTTCTCTTCGGACTGTTTCGTAACCCACCTGATTGTTGTCAACGGCAACATTGTATATTGTTTGCGGAATAAGAGGCACAACGCGAGAGCGAGAGCCCTGTGAACAGGAAATTAAAAAAAGGACGGGTAAAAACATTGATAATTTTCTCATGTTCTCTCCCTTATTTTTATTCGCTTTATCCAATTGAAATACAAAGAAACAAAAATATCAATGCTTTTCTCCTCTGAACATTTTCAGTGCGTGTCCCATAACAGGAGTCAGTGTTTGGGCGCAGAGTTTAACGGCATTCATTGATCCCGGAAAATTCACTATTATTGTCCGGCTCTTTACTCCGGCATAAATTCTCGACAGCATCGCGTTGGGTGTTTCTTTATAGCATTCAGCGAGCAAAGCTCCTGACATCCCGGGTAAATCATAATCACAGTAATTTCTTGATACGTCAGGCGTCCTGTCTCTTTCCGAAATACCTGTTCCGCCTGTGGTCAGAATGAAATCGGAATCCGCGCATTTCTCGAGTGCGGACAATATCTGAGATTCATCATCCGGGACAATCTGCCTGGAAATATCTGCGGAGGGAAAAGCCTCCCTGACAATCCTTTCTATTTCAGGTCCGGTCAAGTCTTCGTAAACTCCTGTGTGAGCTCTGTCAGATATTGTAATAACAGATACTTTCACTGCTTATTTCCCCTCCAATGACTACTTTTGCGAATATTCCTTTTTTGGGCATTACACATTGACCAAGTTGTTTTTCAATTTCGCATCCCGAATGGCATTCTTTTCCAATCTGCGTCACTTCGAGCATAGCGTCTCCCAAGTGGAGTTCAGTCCCCTTGGGCAAACTCGAAAGATCCACACCCTGAGTAGTAATGTTTTCGGCAAAATCACCGTATGAAATTTTAATTTTTCCTTTGACGGTTTCTTCTATGTCTTCAGCGGCGAGAAGAGAAACCTGCCTGTGCCAGTTGTCGGCATGAGCGTCTCCCTCGATTCCCCATCCTTCTTTTAAATATGCTTTTGCCACCGAAATTTTTTTTCTGCCTTTTTCATTTGAAATATTCACGGACAGTATTTTGAAATTTTTATTCATCTGTCGTCTTTCCTCTTCTCTACAAGTTTTATACCGGTTATTTTCATTTTTTTATCCACCGCTTTGCACATGTCATATACCGTTAATGCGGCAACAGCTACCGCCGTAAGAGCTTCCATTTCGACACCCGTCTTTGATTCTGTCTTAACTTCGGCGGTAATGATTACGGCTTTTTCTTCCAACTCAAACGACAATTTAACGCTTTCGAGAGGTATTACGTGCGAAAGAGGAATCAATACCTGGGTTTTTTTTGCACCCTGTATTCCAGCAATGTTTGCCACGGCGAGTACGTCACCTTTTATAACCGAGTTTTGTTTTATTAAAGTTATCGTGTTTTCCGAAAGTTCAATTCTCCCTTCGGCCTTCGCGTATCTTTTTACAGCCTTTTTTTCAGAGACATCGACCATTGATGCTTTTCCCAGATCGTCGGTGTGAGAAAATATTTTGTCGTTCATCCGCCTATCTCGTTCATCTTTCTATTACGGCACACGCAACCTCTTTCCGGTTTTGAAAGAACGGTCTTGACAAGAGAGTTGTATATGTCTTTGTAATCTACTGTAATCTCGATGTCGTTGTGCAGACAGGGTTTCAGTTTGCCGTCCGACATAAGCCTAATTCTGTTGCAGTTTTCGCATTTCGGAGGTCTGTCGAACGGGCTTTCAGTCTTGACGCTGTCGAGAGTGTAAGCGTTAATTAATTGAAGCGATATTTCCAATCGTGAACAAAATTTTTTCATTTTCATTATTTCACCTTCACCGGTGTCTTTGAGGACGACCATGTTAATTTTTACGGAGAGGTTTTCTTCGATCGCGCTTTCAATACCCTGAAGTACAGCTTTAATGTCTCCGCCTCTTGTTACGGCTTTGTATCTTTCTGGATCAAGCGTGTCGAGGGATATGTTCACTCTGTCGAGCCCGTTTTTTCTGAGTGCCGCAGCTTTTTTAGATAACAGTATGCCGTTTGTCGTCATACAGACTTCCTCTATACCGTCAATGGCAGATATTTGGGTTACGAGATCTTCAATACCTTTTCTGACAAGCGGTTCGCCTCCTGTCAGTCGTATTTTTTTAATTCCAATTCTGACTGAGTCTCTGACGATTTTAACAATGTTTTCGTAAGAAATTATGTCGGAGTGGGCTTTTTTTTCTATTCCCTCTTCGGGCATGCAGTAAAAGCATCTGAGATTGCACCTGTCGGTAACTGAAACGCGAAGATAAGAGATTTCGCGGTTATATTTGTCTAACATAAACTTCTTCTTCGGCCGGAACTGTTTCGATGCCGTCGTCAATTCTCAAAAGAGCGTTTGCTCCGCCGAGAGCCACTATATCGCCGGAACCGTGATATTGTGGAAACGTAATCTGTCCGGTCACGTGTTTGACAGGAACAAATTCCACTCTCGAAACGTCTTTTCTGCTGAATTTTTCCTCGAGCCGTCCTTTTATAAAAGAAGGTTTATACGGGAATCTCATCAGATTGTAAATAAAAGGTTTTATCAAGATTTCGAAAATCACCAGAACCGACACCGGGTTTCCCGGCACACCGAAGGCGAACTTAGTGTCTTTTTCTCCGAAAATAGTCGGTTTGCCGGGTTTTACGGCCAAAGAATCGAATCTTACTGAAATTCCGTTTTTCGAGAACGCTCTTTCAGTCAAATCCTTTTCTCCTACTGACGAACCGCCCGTTACCAGAATTACGTCGCATTCTTCCATGGCTCTGGCGATGGAATCGTATATCTCGTACAAATCATCCGAGACCCTGCTGTAAAGCTTCTTTCTGAAAAGACACGATCCCAGAAGAGCTGAAATCTGAAAAAGGTTGCTGTCGTATATCTTTCCGAATTCAAGCGGCCTGCCGGGCTCTTCCAATTCGTCTCCCGTAGTTATTACACCTATAAGAGGGCACACCGGCAGAATTATTTCGTTGTAACCGGAGGAAGCGAGGATACCGATTTCTTTTGGGCTCAAAATGCATTTTGCGATTAAAAGCTGGTCTTTTCTGACGTATTCCCCGCGCCTTGCTATGTTTTGCGTCTCTTCTGCCTGAATAATACTCATGAATCCCTGTGACTCCGAAGCGAATTCTTTTCTTATTATTGTATCGGCGCCGTCAGGCAGTATGCCGCCTGTCATAATTTTTGCGCATTCCCCGTTTATGACAGATTTCTCGGGTTTTTTCCCGGCACCAATGATCTGGGTTATCTTGAATTTTTCCGAAACGTCAAGAAAGTCGTATGCGTATCCGTCCATGGCGGCTTTGTTATAAGGCGGCAGATCGGTTTTTGAAAATATATCGTAATTGAGAGGTCTGTTGAGAGCGTTTTCAATCCTCACTGGTTCGGTTTCTGTTTTTATTGAATATTTTAACAAAAATTCCAAAGCTTTATCCGGATGAAGCATTCAGTCTCCTTTTTCGTTGTTCGTTAAGTAAATTATTATCGGACAATTAAGTCGATTTGACAATAATTTATGTATTTACCGGATGAACGTCTACATCTTGACAAAACAAAAACGCTGATTTAAAATTCAATTTCGATTTTCTGAAAGAGGACCGGTTTAATTTACGCCAGGGTCAGCACCATAAAATGACAGTTTTGAATGAAGAATGGAAATGTCAACGATAGAGAAAAAAACTCTCGCTAATGGCAAGGAGGATTAATGGCTGAGATAGTCAATGTCGGATGCAAAACTCCGGCGAATGTCGCGGAAACCCTTTCCAGGACCACTTGCGTCCAGAAAACGACGGCTTCTGACTGGAAACTCATCGTATTGGGTATTTTTGCCGGTGTTTATATCGGTTTCGGGGCCTCAATAGCGACACTCGTAGGATCTGATTCAGCAAAATTTCTCGGAGTGGGGCTGAGTAAATTTTTTGTCGGAGGAGTTTTCAGCGTAGGACTAATGCTCGTTGTAATAGCCGGCGCGGAACTTTTTACGGGCAACAACCTCATGCTCATGGGTGCTCTTGAAAAAAGAGTTTCAGTAGGTAAAGTACTTTACAAATGGCTCGTAGTTTACTTAGCAAACTTCGCGGGTTCGGTTCTTCTTGCATATCTCATTTATGTCAGCGGCCTTTGGAAGGGCGGAGAATTTTTAACCGGCGTAGCCGCCATTAAAATTGCCGCGGCAAAAGTCAGTCTTCCATGGGTGGAAGCTTTTGTAAGAGGTATTCTCTGCAACATACTTGTCTGTCTCGCTGTATGGATGGCAATTGCTTCGAGTAACATCGTAGGAAAGATATTCGCGATTTTCTTTCCAATAATGACATTCGTTGCAATGGGATTTGAGCACAGTGTAGCCAACATGTATTTTATTCCTCTGGGTCTTTTCCTGAAAGGAACTGCGGCCGCGGCGGCCTCAGGCCTCGATTTGAGCGGACTGACATGGATATCATTCCTCTGGAACAATCTTCTGCCCGTAACTCTTGGAAACATCATCGGAGGGGCGTTTTTCGTCGGGGCTCTCTACTGGATGGTTTACGTAAGAAACAGCAAGCAGGCATGACACAGGCAGTTATCCTCGCCGGCGGCAAAAGCAGCCGTTTCGGCAGAGATAAAGCTTTCGAAAAATTTGGGGACTCGACTCTGGTCGAGTCCGTTTTTTTTTCTTTAAAAGAAATTTTCTCCGATATCATTATCGTAACCAATTGCCCTGAAAACTTCTCTATATTTGAAGCCAAAACAGTAAAGGACATAGTTCCAGGCAGAGGTCCTATCGGCGGGATTTACACTGGACTGCTGTCGTCCAGTTCACAGAGAATATTCGCCATAGCCTGCGACATGCCGTTCCTTGACAAAGATTTTATAAAATACATGATTTCAATAAAAGAAGGGGACGTCATAGTACCGAGAAAAGAAAAAGACCTCTACGAACCTCTTCACGCAGTCTATTCAAAAAACTGTCTGCCGTACATTCTTGATCAGCTCAACAAAGGAGACAATAAAATTCAGAATTTTTTCAGCTTTGTCAAAACCGTCTATGTTGAAAAAGACGTAATCCTTCGCTTTGACACCGAAATGAAAATGTTTTTCAACATAAATGAAAAAAACGATCTCAAGAGATTCAAAACGTGTATAGAAAAATGAGAATCAAGAGGATCGACCTCCGGGACGGCGAGACCTTTTTTGAAGACAAAATAATAAAAGAATCAATGATAAAAATCTTAGTCAACGGCTCCGAAATGTCAAACATGGTTTGCTCTCCGTCCCAACTCGACGAGCTCGCTGTCGGCCGTCTTTTCTCCGAGGGTTTTATCGAATCGGCCAAGGAGATATCATCAATAGAAATTGAAAAAGACAAAATGACAGTAAATGTGGCGCTCAAAAAAAAACCGACTGACGCTGGAATTGAGAAACAATACGTAATGACATCCGGATGCGGACAGGCGGCATCGGATCTCAATCTTCTCCAGGGGAAAGGACTTAAACCTCTCGATAAACCGAGAATGTTCGATGCGAAAATAATTCTGGATCTGTTAAGGGAATTTCAGAAAAGATCTTTGATTTTCGCCGAAACCGGCGGAGTTCACGCGGCGGCATTGTGCAGGACCGACAAAATCATTTCTTTCAAAGAAGACATTGGCCGTCACAACGCAGTGGACAAAATAATCGGAGAGGCACTGCTCGGTGGAAAAAACGGAGAAGGTCTGTACATGCTTTTTTCCGGAAGAATATCCTCTGAAATTCTTGTTAAATCGCTGAAGTTCGGAGTTTATCTCATAGCTTCGAGATCCGCACCGACTGATCGAGCTGTTGAGCTCGCCAGAAAGACAAACATCAGACTTATAGGCTTTGCCAGAGGATTCAGATTGAACGTCTACAATTAATTTTTTTCGTTCATTAAATTAAAAAAAGGCGGAATAATCCGCCTTTTTCTCAAACCTGTCCTTTATTATTCTACGTCTAATAGTTTCAACTGGGCGTAAGTGAAAACAGGACCGTCAGTACAGCAATATTTGCTTCCTATTATGCAGTGTCCGCATTTTCCTATTCCGCATTTCATGTGCATTTCCATAGTCGTTATAATGTCTTTGGCTCTCATTTTTTTTTCGGCGAGAGTAATGTTGGTGAATTTTATCATTATTGGAGGTCCGCAAAGATATGCTATGGTGCTGTTCGGGTTGAACTCAACGCTTTCAAAGAGCTTGGTGACGACGCCGACACTGCCTTTCCAGCTCGCGTCCGGACTGTCAACCGTCCTCAGCACTTCAACATCCGGATATTTCGCCCATCTTGCCATTTCGTCGTCGTAAACGCATTCGGCGGGACATTTGGCTCCGTAAAGGATCCATATCTTGCCGTATTTGCCGCGATTGTTGAAAACAGCATTCATCACGGATCTGAGCGGCAGTAATCCTATTCCACCCGCGACGAAAAGGATGTCTTTCCCCTCGAATTCTTCCCAGGGAAAAGAATTACCGTATGGTCCGCGGACGAAAAATTCGTCTCCCTCTTTGAGTTCGTGTAAAGCGTCCGTTAAAACACCAACTTTCCTGACGGCTAATTCGAGATCGTCTCCCCTTTCACACGTTGAAGTGATCGAGATGGGAGCTTCACCCTTTCCGAAAATCGAGACTTGAACGAATTGCCCCGGTTTCCAAACGAAAGGTTTTTCGTCTTTGAATTTCAGCGTGAAATGCTTTACGTCAAAAACAAGATTCTTTAATTTTTTAATCTCTACTGCACGCGGCAGATATTCGTTTTTATTCATTTTACAGCTCCCTCATGATAGTGACAGTATGATTTCTTTGATATCGATATTGACAGGACAGGCGTCGAGGCATCTGCCGCACCCGACACAGCCGGTATCGCCGAATTTCATCTTGTCCCACAAAAGCTTACAGTAATATCGGTTCCCGGTGCGTTGTTCTTTTTTCTCCATCGGGTTATGTCCGCCTGCCATCCTGAAATATCCGCTCATCATGCAGGAATCTATTATTCTCTTTCTTATGCCTTTTCCTTCTTTCTGGCTGTCGGTAACATTGAAACAGGTACACGTCGGACAAACATAGTTGCACGCTCCGCAGGAAATGCATCTGTTCGTAATCTCGGACAAAAGCTTGTCGTCAACCGGATTGCCTGCCATTTTACCGAGAGCTTTATCTTTGTCGAGGTTTTCAGCGACAGGCAGTCCCGAAGCTTTCAATTTTTTTTCTTCCCATTTTTTCTCATAATCGGCGTCGGCTACATCAAACAATGCTTTGTCTTTAGTCACTATGACGCGCCCTTTTTCGCTTCCGATGTTTACGAAGAAATAGCCGTCTTCCATGTCGGTAAGTTGAACATCGAATCCTTTTTCAGCGAAAGGACCCGTCTTCATTGTGGCACAGAAACAACTTTCCGAAGGAGGTGTAAGGCAAGACATGCTTATCAGAGTCAGTTTGTCGCGCGCGTTTTTGTAGTAGTAATCCTCAAACTCTCTCTGTGCAAAGAAATTGTCAGTATATAGTATGCCTGCAATATCACAGCTCGGTAGTCCGAATATAACGGTTTCCTCTGAATTGTCTATGCTTTTAATCTTTGTTTCTCTCCCTTTTTTCTCGAATTCGATCATAGGTTCAATCTGACCAAAAAGAGCTTCACGCACGGAGGGCATAAGGGGTTTGTGCTCTTTCAGCAAGACTTTGCCTGTGTCTTCGACGGGAAGAAAATTTATGTCACCGAATTCGTTTTCTTGAGGCGCGAGAAGGTTGGAACTTTTTTTAAAATTTTCGAGGAGTTTAAAAATATTTGCCTCGGTAATTTTGAATTTGTCGGTCGACATCAGTTTCCTCCTCCGATTTTAACAGCACAAACCTTATATTCAGGAATTTTAGCCACCGGATCCAGAGCGTCTATTGTCAGTTTGTTCACCGCCTGATCGGCGAAATGGAACGGAATAAAAATATTCCCGGGTTTCA is part of the candidate division WOR-3 bacterium genome and encodes:
- a CDS encoding MogA/MoaB family molybdenum cofactor biosynthesis protein; its protein translation is MKVSVITISDRAHTGVYEDLTGPEIERIVREAFPSADISRQIVPDDESQILSALEKCADSDFILTTGGTGISERDRTPDVSRNYCDYDLPGMSGALLAECYKETPNAMLSRIYAGVKSRTIIVNFPGSMNAVKLCAQTLTPVMGHALKMFRGEKH
- a CDS encoding MOSC domain-containing protein translates to MNKNFKILSVNISNEKGRKKISVAKAYLKEGWGIEGDAHADNWHRQVSLLAAEDIEETVKGKIKISYGDFAENITTQGVDLSSLPKGTELHLGDAMLEVTQIGKECHSGCEIEKQLGQCVMPKKGIFAKVVIGGEISSESICYYNI
- the moaC gene encoding cyclic pyranopterin monophosphate synthase MoaC, whose product is MNDKIFSHTDDLGKASMVDVSEKKAVKRYAKAEGRIELSENTITLIKQNSVIKGDVLAVANIAGIQGAKKTQVLIPLSHVIPLESVKLSFELEEKAVIITAEVKTESKTGVEMEALTAVAVAALTVYDMCKAVDKKMKITGIKLVEKRKDDR
- a CDS encoding radical SAM protein, yielding MLDKYNREISYLRVSVTDRCNLRCFYCMPEEGIEKKAHSDIISYENIVKIVRDSVRIGIKKIRLTGGEPLVRKGIEDLVTQISAIDGIEEVCMTTNGILLSKKAAALRKNGLDRVNISLDTLDPERYKAVTRGGDIKAVLQGIESAIEENLSVKINMVVLKDTGEGEIMKMKKFCSRLEISLQLINAYTLDSVKTESPFDRPPKCENCNRIRLMSDGKLKPCLHNDIEITVDYKDIYNSLVKTVLSKPERGCVCRNRKMNEIGG
- a CDS encoding molybdopterin molybdotransferase MoeA produces the protein MLHPDKALEFLLKYSIKTETEPVRIENALNRPLNYDIFSKTDLPPYNKAAMDGYAYDFLDVSEKFKITQIIGAGKKPEKSVINGECAKIMTGGILPDGADTIIRKEFASESQGFMSIIQAEETQNIARRGEYVRKDQLLIAKCILSPKEIGILASSGYNEIILPVCPLIGVITTGDELEEPGRPLEFGKIYDSNLFQISALLGSCLFRKKLYSRVSDDLYEIYDSIARAMEECDVILVTGGSSVGEKDLTERAFSKNGISVRFDSLAVKPGKPTIFGEKDTKFAFGVPGNPVSVLVIFEILIKPFIYNLMRFPYKPSFIKGRLEEKFSRKDVSRVEFVPVKHVTGQITFPQYHGSGDIVALGGANALLRIDDGIETVPAEEEVYVRQI
- a CDS encoding formate/nitrite transporter family protein, whose amino-acid sequence is MAEIVNVGCKTPANVAETLSRTTCVQKTTASDWKLIVLGIFAGVYIGFGASIATLVGSDSAKFLGVGLSKFFVGGVFSVGLMLVVIAGAELFTGNNLMLMGALEKRVSVGKVLYKWLVVYLANFAGSVLLAYLIYVSGLWKGGEFLTGVAAIKIAAAKVSLPWVEAFVRGILCNILVCLAVWMAIASSNIVGKIFAIFFPIMTFVAMGFEHSVANMYFIPLGLFLKGTAAAAASGLDLSGLTWISFLWNNLLPVTLGNIIGGAFFVGALYWMVYVRNSKQA
- a CDS encoding molybdenum cofactor guanylyltransferase, whose amino-acid sequence is MTQAVILAGGKSSRFGRDKAFEKFGDSTLVESVFFSLKEIFSDIIIVTNCPENFSIFEAKTVKDIVPGRGPIGGIYTGLLSSSSQRIFAIACDMPFLDKDFIKYMISIKEGDVIVPRKEKDLYEPLHAVYSKNCLPYILDQLNKGDNKIQNFFSFVKTVYVEKDVILRFDTEMKMFFNINEKNDLKRFKTCIEK
- the fdhD gene encoding formate dehydrogenase accessory sulfurtransferase FdhD, giving the protein MYRKMRIKRIDLRDGETFFEDKIIKESMIKILVNGSEMSNMVCSPSQLDELAVGRLFSEGFIESAKEISSIEIEKDKMTVNVALKKKPTDAGIEKQYVMTSGCGQAASDLNLLQGKGLKPLDKPRMFDAKIILDLLREFQKRSLIFAETGGVHAAALCRTDKIISFKEDIGRHNAVDKIIGEALLGGKNGEGLYMLFSGRISSEILVKSLKFGVYLIASRSAPTDRAVELARKTNIRLIGFARGFRLNVYN
- a CDS encoding FAD/NAD(P)-binding protein; this translates as MNKNEYLPRAVEIKKLKNLVFDVKHFTLKFKDEKPFVWKPGQFVQVSIFGKGEAPISITSTCERGDDLELAVRKVGVLTDALHELKEGDEFFVRGPYGNSFPWEEFEGKDILFVAGGIGLLPLRSVMNAVFNNRGKYGKIWILYGAKCPAECVYDDEMARWAKYPDVEVLRTVDSPDASWKGSVGVVTKLFESVEFNPNSTIAYLCGPPIMIKFTNITLAEKKMRAKDIITTMEMHMKCGIGKCGHCIIGSKYCCTDGPVFTYAQLKLLDVE
- a CDS encoding 4Fe-4S dicluster domain-containing protein; this encodes MSTDKFKITEANIFKLLENFKKSSNLLAPQENEFGDINFLPVEDTGKVLLKEHKPLMPSVREALFGQIEPMIEFEKKGRETKIKSIDNSEETVIFGLPSCDIAGILYTDNFFAQREFEDYYYKNARDKLTLISMSCLTPPSESCFCATMKTGPFAEKGFDVQLTDMEDGYFFVNIGSEKGRVIVTKDKALFDVADADYEKKWEEKKLKASGLPVAENLDKDKALGKMAGNPVDDKLLSEITNRCISCGACNYVCPTCTCFNVTDSQKEGKGIRKRIIDSCMMSGYFRMAGGHNPMEKKEQRTGNRYYCKLLWDKMKFGDTGCVGCGRCLDACPVNIDIKEIILSLS